CGAACTCGTGCGAGGCGAACGCCTTCTCCCACGCGCCGCCGTGCGCGTACAGCGGAGCCGGGTCGGCGGGGCTGGAGAAGTAGGGCACCAGGGCGTCGTAGAGCGACTGGAGCCGCTCGGTCCGGGACTCGTCGGGCTCCTCCGCGGCCGGCGGGGTGCGGTCGCGGCCGTGCCAGGCCGCTGCCGCCATCACGGTGACGACGGCGAGCAGCGGACCGTACGGCATGAGGAACACGGCCAGGACCACACAGGCCACCAGGAACAGCAGCGGCCCTCGCCTGTCCTTGGGCGTGTCGGCCCATCTGCGCAGCCCGGCCGAGGCCAGCCGGCGCAGCCCGCGCGTCACCGTGATCAGCGGATGGAGGACGTCGGTGGCGCCGTCGGCCGCCGTCCGGGCCAGTTCCCGGCTCCTGGCGAGCTGCGTCCGGGCGATCTGGGCGCTGTCCTTGCTCAGAATGCGGGGGAGAGGGCGCCGGGCCACTGCTGTCTCCTGTTGACTGGTGGGTGCGGGTGGGCGGTGGGCGGACTCAGAACTTGATTCCGCCGAGGAGGCTCGCGAGGCTGTCCCCGCCCGCCTTGATGCTCGGAGCGATGCCCGTGCTCGACAGGTAGAAGCCGAACAGCGCCGACACGCACGCGTGCGAGCCCTTGAGGCCGTCCTTGCGGAAGAACAGGAACACGATGGTGCCGAGCAGGACGACGCCTGACATGGAGAGGATCATTTGAGGCCTCCTGGTGGGAGTGGGGGACAGTCACCATGAGTTCTTCCAGGATCACAGGATGTATCCATACGATTAAAGGTGCAACTGGGTGAAATTCGGGCGATTTCCCCCGGCTGGCGGAGGGTCCCTGCTCGCCTGGGCCGGTCTGTCCGTCCCGGCGGGGGCCATCGGTGATCTTTACCTCGGGCGCATCGGGTCATGTGCCGCACAAGCCAGTACCCTTGCGATTCACCCGTACGGCCGTGCTCCGCTCGCTTGCCGTACGCTCCCCGAAGTCCCGAAGTCTGCACGAGAGGCGGTCCGCCGATGAGTGAAGCCCCCGACCCCGAGGTCGTGGAGCTGGCGACCAAGATCTTCGACCTGGCCCGGCGCGGCCAGACGGAGGCGCTCGTGGCATACGTCGACGCCGGCGTTCCGGCCGACCTCACCAACGACCGCGGCGACTCCCTCGTGATGCTCGCCGCCTACCACGGTCACGCCGACGCGGTGCGCGCCCTGCTCGCCCGGGGCGCGGCGGCCGACCAGGTCAACGACCGGGGCCAGACCCCGCTCGCGGGCGCCGTCTTCAAGGGGGAGACGGACGTGATCAAGGCCCTCCTGGAGGGCGGCGCCGACCCCGCCGCGGGCACGCCGTCGGCCGTGGACACCGCCCGCATGTTCGGCAAGACGGAACTCCTGGAGCTGTTCGGCGCGCACTGACGCGCCCATCCTGACCAGGTACGACACGGAAAACGGGGGAGGCGGTACGGGGCCGCCGGAAATACGGTCGCGGCAGCGCAAACCGCCGGGTCATCATGACGACGTGATTCACGGACGCGATGGCTGGGCAGGTGTTGCCGCACCGCGCGGGCCGTGATGCGGTCCGCATGGGCCACCGACGAGAGGCAGAGAGAGATGGTCTTCAGCAAGCAAGAGACGGCGGGCGCTCCGACGTTGTGTCACGCGGCCAGGTAACGCGTGTTCCCCGGTTGCGTCGACGCTTGATGTGAGGCTGTTTCCCATGTTCGATCCGGTCATAGCGCCCAGCGGTACGCTGCTCGGCCTGCTCCAGCGGGGCCGCGGCGACGGCACACTGCACGCGCTCACCGCCCCCCGCGCCGAAGCGCTGGCGGCCCTGAACCACTGCGTGCAGCGCGATCCCCGCCACGACTGGCAGGTGGAGAACCGCTCCCTGTACTACGCCCGCCTCTACCTCGACCTGAACGGCGAGCTGGACGCGGTCGAGGCGCACCTCTTCGACCCCGAGGACGTCCTCGACACCGACGAGTCCCGCACCGGCCTCGCCCTGGCCGTACTCGGCCACCTCGCCTCCTACGGCAGGCGGGACGCGCTCGAACTGCTGCGCAGGTACGCCGCCCACGGTTCCAACTGGGCCTGGGCCCTGGACGAGCTGGCCCTGCGCGACGACGACGCCGGCCTGCGAGCCCTCGCCGCGCCCGTCCTGGCCCGCTTCCCGGCCGACCCCGAGGGCGAGGCGGAACTTGCGGCCGCCGTACGCGACGCCTTCGAGCCGCGGCCCTGGCGGCTGTGGGCCGAGGACCCGCGCCCGTCGATCGCCGCACGCGTGCGTGCCGCGCAGGAGACCGGCTGTTTCGACCGCTGGCAGCGCCAGATGCGGCCCACCGGCCCCCGCCCGGACTGGAGCGTGCGCGCCGTCTTCGAATGGGCCCAGCAAGGACTCGACCGCGGCGCCGCCCTCCATGTGCCGGCCGCCCGCTGCCTGGTCGCCGTGGCCGGCCCCGAGGACCGGCCGGAGATCGTCCAGGCCGCCCGCGCCGGCGGCGACGGGGCCCGCTGCACGGCGTTGCGCTACCTCGCCGACGGCAACGACCCCGACGCCCTCGACCTGATCGAGGCCGCCGTCGCCGACGGCACGAGCGTCGTCGTCGAGGCCGCCGTCGACGCCTTCGAACGGATGCGCAGCGTCGCCGCAGTCGACCGCGCGCGCCGCTGGGCGCAGCGCCCCGATCCGCTCGGCGCCGCCGCCGGACGCATGCTCGCCTGCCGCGGCGGCGTACGGGACCGCGACCTCGTCCTCGGCGCCCTGCGCGAGGCCGTACGCGGCGAAGGCCCCGACGCGCCCACGCTGTGGACCCTCGTGGACGGCGCCGGACGCCTCGGCATCGCCTGCGCGGCCCCCGTGCTGCGCCACATCTACCGCGAGACGGCCTCCTCGCACCTGCGCGGCCGCGCCGCCCGCGCCCTGGCCGCCACCGATCCCTCCTTCGCCGCCGGCTTCGCCGTCGAATGCCTGTGGGACTGCGAGGAGACCACCCGCGAACTCGCCGCCCGGCACGCCGAGACCGGTGACGCCCGGGTCGTGGAGCGCCTGCGCCGCCTGGCCGCCGATCCCGCCGAGGAGGCGGAGGTGCAGACGGCGGTGCGCAGCCGCTTCGGACCGGACGCGGCCCTCGGCTGACCCGCGCGCCCACGAGCGGGCCGGACGACCGCCCGCCGGATGAACACCGGATGTCCCGCAGGTCAGGCGGTCATGACGGCCGTCTGACCTGCCCGGGTGCACAGCCCAACGCTCATGGGACGTTCCCCGCGCGGAAAGATCGACGTTGACGCGGCCACGTCCGGCACGGCGACAACACCCGTATGCGTGTCGTCATCGTGACCGAATCCTTTCCCCCCGATGTGAACGGCGTGGCCCACTGCGCGCTCCAGACCGCCCGGCACCTCGTAGATCGCGGTCACCATCCGCTCGTCGTCGCCCCCGCCCCCGCTCCGGGCAGCGGACCGGACACGGACGCCCCGTGCCCGGTCGTCCGGATCCCCTCCCTCCCGCTCCCCGGCTACCCCCAGGTCCGCGTCGCCCTGCCCAGCCGGCGGCTCGCCGCCGCGCTCGTCCAGCACCGCGCCGACCTGGTCCATCTCGCCAGCCCCTTCGTCCTCGGCGTGCGCGGCATGGCCGCCGCCGCCCGGCTCGGCATCCCCGCCGTCGCCGTCTACCAGACCGACCTGGCCGGATACGCCCGCACCTACATGGGCGCCGGCGAGGCCGCCGCATGGCGGCGCATCCGCTCCGTGCACGCCGCCGCAGACCGCACCCTGGCCCCCTCCAGCGCCTCGCTCGGCGACCTGGAGGCACACGGCGTGCCCCGGGTGCGGCTCTGGCCCCGCGGCGTGGACACCGAACGTTTCCGGCCAGACCTGCGGGACGAGACGCTGCGCCGTGAGCTCGCCCCGAACGGCGAGCTGATCGTCGGCTACGTCGGCCGGCTCGCCCCCGAGAAACACGTCGAACTCCTCGCCGGCGCCTGCGCCCTGGAGGGCGTCAAGGTGGTGGTCGTCGGCGACGGCCCCAGCCACGCCCACCTCGCCGAGGCGCTGCCCGGCGCCGTCTTCCTCGGCCGCCGCACCGGCGGCGACCTCGCGCGGATCTTCGCCTCACTGGACCTGTTCGTGCACACCGGCCCCTTCGAGACGTTCTGCCAGACCGTGCAGGAGGCCATGGCCAGCGGGGTGCCGGTCGTCGCACCCGCCGCCGGGGGCCCCCTCGACCTGGTCGCCCACGCCCGCACCGGATACCTGGTCCCGCCGCGCGACGCGGACGCCGTCAGGGAGGCCGTCCGCGAACTGGCCGCGCACCCGGAGCGGCGCACCGCGTTCGGCGCCGCCGCGCGCACCATGGTCGAGGGCCGCACCTGGGCCGCCGTCGGCGACCAGCTGATCGCCCACTACGACGACGTGCTCGCGGCACGCAGGACGGCGGTGGCGGCATGAGCGGTCAGTCCCTGCGCATCGTCCGGCTCGCCAACTTCGTCGCCCCGGCCTCCGGCGGCCTGCGCACCGCCCTGCGGGAACTGGGCAAGGGCTTCAAGGCGGCCGGCCACGAACCCGTCCTGATCGTGCCCGGCGAACGGCACACCGACCGCGACACCGAGCAGGGCCGGGTCATCACCCTGCCCGGCCCGCTGCTGCCCGGCACCGGCGGCTACCGCGTCCTCACCGACAAGCGGCGCGTGGCCGCCCTGCTGGAGGAGCTGGCCCCGGACCGCCTGGAGGTCTCCGACCGGACCACCCTGCGCTGGACCGGCCGCTGGGCGCGCCGCGCGCGCGTGCCCGCCGTGATGGTCTCCCACGAGACCGCCGACGGCGTGCTGCGCACCTGGGGCGTGCCCGAGAACCTCGCGCGCCGGGCCGCCGACGCCCTCAACACCCGCACCGCGCACGTCTACTCGCGGGTGGTGTGCACCACCGAGTTCGCCGAGCGCGAGTTCGTGCGCATCGGCGCCCGCAACGTCGTACGCGCCCCCCTGGGCGTCGACCTGATGGAACGCCACCCCGCCCTGCGCGACCCGGGGCTGCGCACCCTGCACGCGCGCGGGGGCGAGGCGCTGCTCGTGATGTGCTCCAGGCTGTCCGTCGAGAAACGCCCCGGCACCGCCCTGGACGCCCTGGAGGCGCTGATACGGCGCGGACGGCGGGCGGTGCTCGTGGTCGCCGGGGACGGGCCGCTCAGGGCCCGCCTGGAGGAGCGCGCGCGGGAGCACGGGCTGCCGGTGACGTTCCTCGGGCACGTCTCCGACCGGGCCGCCCTCGGCGCCCTCCAGGCGACCGCGGACATCGCCCTGCAGCCCGGCCCGGCCGAGACCTTCGGGCTCGCCGCGCTGGAGGCCATGGCCTGCGGCACACCCGTCGTGGCCAGCCGGTCGTCGGCGCTGCCCGAGGTCATCGGCTCGGCCGGGGCGACCGCCGCCGACCGCGGCGAGGCCTTCGCGGACGCGGTGGAACTGCTCCTGGACCGTGCCGAGCCCGCACGCCGGGACGCGGCACGCGCGCGTGCGGAGTGCTTCGGCTGGGGTACGGCCGTGGAGGCGTTCCTCGCGGCCCACGACGCGGAGGTGCTCCGCCCGTCCGGCGCCAGCCGTACCGTTCCGGAGGGCGTGGCATGAGAGCCGTCCGCTTCGTCGCGCTCGGGGACTCGCTGACGGAGGGCGTGGGCGACCGCGTCGGGGAGCACTGGCGAGGCTGGGCGGCGCTCCTGGCACCCTGTCTCGCCGAGAACCCCGGCACCGTGCAGTTCACCAACCTCGCGGTCAGCGGCGCCCAGACCCACGACGTGCTGACACGGCAGACGCCGGCCGCCCTGGAACTCCGTCCCGACCTGGTGTCGGTGGTGATCGGCGTCAACGACACACTGCGCCGCACCTTCGACATCCGGGCGGTGGCCGCCCACCTCGACGAGGTGTACGCGGCCGTCACCCGCCAGGGCGCCACCCTGCTCACCGCCTGCCTGCCCGACCCCGGCGCCATGCTCGGCCTCCCGGGCGCCCTGGCCCGTCCGCTGGCCCGCCGGCAACGGGCCGTCAACACGGTCGTCCACGCGCTGTCCGAGCGCTACGGTGCCCTCCACCTGCACGCCGCGGACGGCGCCTGGATCAGCGACCGGGCCCTGTGGAGCGCCGACCGCCTGCACCCGGGGGAGCGCGGGCACCGCCAGCTCGCCGTCCGCTTCCACGCCCTGCTCGCCGAGGCGGGCCACGCGACGGGGCAACCGCCGTCTCCGGAACCGGAGTTCCCCCCGCCGACCCGGGCCGCGACCCTGCTGTGGCTGGCCACGGCCGGCACCGCCTGGGTGGTCCGGCGCTCCCAGGACCTGCTGCCGCAACTGCTGCGCCTGGCCGCCGACGAGGTGCATCACCAGGCCCGCGGCACCAGCGCCCACCTCGACCTGCACGCCTCGGCCGCGGTCTCGGCGGCGCTGGCGGCCCTGCCGCAGCGCACGGCCGCGGACATCGAGGCTCAGCGGCTCCCCGGCGGCAGGAACACACCGGCGATCCCACGGCAGGCCCGGCCGACCGGCGCGCCGGGCACGGGCTCTGGGGCTCCGGCGGTGACTGCTTCCGGCGGGGCGGACGACGAGCCGTTGGTCGCGGTGGGGTCCGTCAAGCCGTGACGGCTTCGCCGCGTGCGGGGCCGGTGCGGCGCAGCGCCGGGCGGTCGTAGGGGCGCAGGCGAGTCCGGGGCGTACGGCAGTGGGCACGCCGCACCCACGCGCGCGTGGGCCGCGGAACCGGAGCCGTGTCTCCGCCGCACCGGGGCCGGCCCCTGCCTCAGTCGACGCCGACCAGCCGGTACTGCTCGTCGCGGGCGTCGGTCAGGAACATCTGGCCCGGGGCGTGGGTGATGGCGAACGGCGGCCGGGAGGCCGTCACCGCCGCCTGCGGGGTGACTCCGCAGGCCCAGAAGACCGGGATGTCACCGGGTCCGAAGGTCACCGGGTCACCGAAGTCGGGCCGGGAGAGATCCGCGATGCCGAGCCCCGCGGGGTCCCCGCAGTGCACCGGACCGCCGTGCACGGCCGGCAGCAGGGTGCTCTCCCGGATCGCGGCGCGGAGGTGCTCCGGCGGCACCGGCCGCATCGACACCACCATCGGCCCGCGCAGCCGTCCCGCCGGCCGGCACGCGCGCGTGGTCACGTACATCGGCACATTGCGGCCCTGCTCGACATGCCGGATCGGCACGCCCGCCCGGGCCAGCGCCCACTCGAAGGTGAAGCTGCACCCGAGCAGGAAGGACACCAGGTCGTCCCGCCAGTACGCGCGCACATCGGTGGGCTCCTCGACCAGTTCGCCGTCCCGCCAGACCCGGTAGCGCGGCAGATCCGTGCGCAGGTCCGCGCCTTCGGCGAGGACGGTCGACCTGGCGCCGGCGTCCGTCACGTCCAGCACCGGGCACGGCCTGGGGTTGCGCTGGCAGAACACCAGCATGTCGTACGCCCAGTCGGCCGGCACGGAGATCAGATTGGCCTGCGTGTGGCCCGCCGCGACCCCGGCCGTGGGCCCCGACAGGCCCTCCCGGAAGCGGGCCCGGGCGGTTTTCGGGCTCCATGCGTGCGCGTGCTCGTCCACTGCGATGACGGGGAGGTCCTGGATACGCGGGGTCTGCGCCATGCCGGCTCCTCGAGGAGGTGAGCGGTGCCGTTCCCAGCACGGTAGAGGATTGTTCAACGATCCCTCAATACCCATGTTGTTTCGTTCCGGTCCGTGCGATTGAATTCCCGGCATGGCAGAGCAGCTGACGGCACTGGCCGACGACCGTGCGCTCCTGGGGCGTACCAGCACGGCGGAGCGCGTTTCGGACATCCTCCGGACCCGTATCGCCGACGGGTACTTCCCGCCCGGCACCCGGCTGTCCGAGGACGGCATCGGCGGGGCGCTCGGGGTCTCCCGCAACACCCTGCGCGAGGCGTTCCGGCTGCTCACGCACGAGCGCCTCCTGGTCCACGAGCTCAACCGCGGCGTCTTCGTACGCGTCCTGACCGTCGAGGACGTCGAGGACATCTACCGCACGCGCTCACTGGTCGAGTGCGCCGTCGTACGCGGGCTCGGCCGGCCGCCCTACCCGCTGGACGGCGTGGCGGCGGCGGTCGCCGAGGGGGAGGCGGCGACCGCGGAGCACGACTGGAAGGCGCTGGGCACCGCGAACATCCACTTCCACCGGGAACTCGTCGCCCTCGCGGGCAGCGAACGCACCGACGAACTGATGCGCAGTGTCTTCGCCGAACTGCGGCTCGCCTTCCACGTCGTCGACGACCCGCGCCGCCTGCACGAGCCCTACCTCGTCCGCAACCGTGAGATCCTGCGCGCGCTGCAGGCAGGGGACAACCGCGAGGCCGAGCGTCTGCTCGAGACGTACCTGGCGGACTCGCTGGAGCGGGTGGTGGAGGTGTACCGCCGCCGGGTCGCCCCGTAAGGGCTGAGCCGCGACTCGGCGGCGGGACGCGGCAGGCCCCGCCGAGCCATACCACACCCCTCCGCGTACGGGCGGAGCCACGCCGCTCCCGGCCGCCCCGAGGCAGCCCGCGGCGCCCCCGCCAATCCGGCGGAGCCGCTCGTTTGGGTCGATGTCAGACCCAGGACCTAGTCTGTGCACCGTGACTTCGCCTGCATCGACGGACAGCGTTCCGCCCCAGCTCAGCGCGGGGCCGCGCCCGGCTCCGGGCCCGGCCGCCGACGAGGGGCTGGCGCGGCGGCTGCGCGCGCTCGCCTGCACCGCGCCGCTGCACGACCTCGACGCGCGCAAGGCCAACCTCGCCGGTGAGTACTCGGTGTACGGCATGGCCGAGGTGGCCCTCGCCGCGATCGACCTGGTCACGCTCAACATGGACTTCGACACCGGCGCCGACCACGAGCAGATCGTCGCCCGGCTCGTCCCGCGCATCGCCGCCCAGGCCCCGCACCGGCCGGCCGCCGAGCACGAGCGCGTGGCCCGCTGGGTCCTGGAGAACCTGATCAACGTCGGCAGCGTGGACCGCGGCTTCCGCGCCGTCTACGGCACCTTCGCCCCGGACGGCACCTACGTCCGGCGGGACTACGACTTCAAGCTGATCGAGGAGGTCCCGGGCCCCGGCGGCACGGTCTACCTGCGCACGACGGACGAGGCGGTCAACGTCCTGGTCGGCGCCCTCGACACCGACGTCACCAGCGCCCAGATCGCCGCCGAGGTCAAGCTGGAGGTGCTCATCAGCCGCGGCCGGCTGGCCGACGCCCAGCTCGCCGCCGAGCAGGCCCGCTACCGCACCGTGCAGTACTCGGAGAGCCTGCGCCGGGCCCTGGAGGCCACCCGGCGCAACGTCCGCGCGGTGGACTGGCTCAACGCCGTGCCCGACATGATCGCCGAGGCCCTGGACCACGTCGCCGACCGCTACCGCCACGAGAACGCGATCCTCACCAACATCCGCAAGGCCCGCGACGAGACCGAGGAGCCCG
This genomic interval from Streptomyces sp. NBC_00557 contains the following:
- a CDS encoding ankyrin repeat domain-containing protein — encoded protein: MSEAPDPEVVELATKIFDLARRGQTEALVAYVDAGVPADLTNDRGDSLVMLAAYHGHADAVRALLARGAAADQVNDRGQTPLAGAVFKGETDVIKALLEGGADPAAGTPSAVDTARMFGKTELLELFGAH
- a CDS encoding HEAT repeat domain-containing protein produces the protein MFDPVIAPSGTLLGLLQRGRGDGTLHALTAPRAEALAALNHCVQRDPRHDWQVENRSLYYARLYLDLNGELDAVEAHLFDPEDVLDTDESRTGLALAVLGHLASYGRRDALELLRRYAAHGSNWAWALDELALRDDDAGLRALAAPVLARFPADPEGEAELAAAVRDAFEPRPWRLWAEDPRPSIAARVRAAQETGCFDRWQRQMRPTGPRPDWSVRAVFEWAQQGLDRGAALHVPAARCLVAVAGPEDRPEIVQAARAGGDGARCTALRYLADGNDPDALDLIEAAVADGTSVVVEAAVDAFERMRSVAAVDRARRWAQRPDPLGAAAGRMLACRGGVRDRDLVLGALREAVRGEGPDAPTLWTLVDGAGRLGIACAAPVLRHIYRETASSHLRGRAARALAATDPSFAAGFAVECLWDCEETTRELAARHAETGDARVVERLRRLAADPAEEAEVQTAVRSRFGPDAALG
- a CDS encoding glycosyltransferase family 4 protein, producing MRVVIVTESFPPDVNGVAHCALQTARHLVDRGHHPLVVAPAPAPGSGPDTDAPCPVVRIPSLPLPGYPQVRVALPSRRLAAALVQHRADLVHLASPFVLGVRGMAAAARLGIPAVAVYQTDLAGYARTYMGAGEAAAWRRIRSVHAAADRTLAPSSASLGDLEAHGVPRVRLWPRGVDTERFRPDLRDETLRRELAPNGELIVGYVGRLAPEKHVELLAGACALEGVKVVVVGDGPSHAHLAEALPGAVFLGRRTGGDLARIFASLDLFVHTGPFETFCQTVQEAMASGVPVVAPAAGGPLDLVAHARTGYLVPPRDADAVREAVRELAAHPERRTAFGAAARTMVEGRTWAAVGDQLIAHYDDVLAARRTAVAA
- a CDS encoding glycosyltransferase — translated: MSGQSLRIVRLANFVAPASGGLRTALRELGKGFKAAGHEPVLIVPGERHTDRDTEQGRVITLPGPLLPGTGGYRVLTDKRRVAALLEELAPDRLEVSDRTTLRWTGRWARRARVPAVMVSHETADGVLRTWGVPENLARRAADALNTRTAHVYSRVVCTTEFAEREFVRIGARNVVRAPLGVDLMERHPALRDPGLRTLHARGGEALLVMCSRLSVEKRPGTALDALEALIRRGRRAVLVVAGDGPLRARLEERAREHGLPVTFLGHVSDRAALGALQATADIALQPGPAETFGLAALEAMACGTPVVASRSSALPEVIGSAGATAADRGEAFADAVELLLDRAEPARRDAARARAECFGWGTAVEAFLAAHDAEVLRPSGASRTVPEGVA
- a CDS encoding SGNH/GDSL hydrolase family protein; this encodes MRAVRFVALGDSLTEGVGDRVGEHWRGWAALLAPCLAENPGTVQFTNLAVSGAQTHDVLTRQTPAALELRPDLVSVVIGVNDTLRRTFDIRAVAAHLDEVYAAVTRQGATLLTACLPDPGAMLGLPGALARPLARRQRAVNTVVHALSERYGALHLHAADGAWISDRALWSADRLHPGERGHRQLAVRFHALLAEAGHATGQPPSPEPEFPPPTRAATLLWLATAGTAWVVRRSQDLLPQLLRLAADEVHHQARGTSAHLDLHASAAVSAALAALPQRTAADIEAQRLPGGRNTPAIPRQARPTGAPGTGSGAPAVTASGGADDEPLVAVGSVKP
- a CDS encoding putative hydro-lyase: MAQTPRIQDLPVIAVDEHAHAWSPKTARARFREGLSGPTAGVAAGHTQANLISVPADWAYDMLVFCQRNPRPCPVLDVTDAGARSTVLAEGADLRTDLPRYRVWRDGELVEEPTDVRAYWRDDLVSFLLGCSFTFEWALARAGVPIRHVEQGRNVPMYVTTRACRPAGRLRGPMVVSMRPVPPEHLRAAIRESTLLPAVHGGPVHCGDPAGLGIADLSRPDFGDPVTFGPGDIPVFWACGVTPQAAVTASRPPFAITHAPGQMFLTDARDEQYRLVGVD
- a CDS encoding GntR family transcriptional regulator, encoding MAEQLTALADDRALLGRTSTAERVSDILRTRIADGYFPPGTRLSEDGIGGALGVSRNTLREAFRLLTHERLLVHELNRGVFVRVLTVEDVEDIYRTRSLVECAVVRGLGRPPYPLDGVAAAVAEGEAATAEHDWKALGTANIHFHRELVALAGSERTDELMRSVFAELRLAFHVVDDPRRLHEPYLVRNREILRALQAGDNREAERLLETYLADSLERVVEVYRRRVAP